The window CCGTGCCGCGCGTGCGCCGCATCCGGTTCGCCTATCCCACGGGCGCACTGGACCGGCACTTCGTCAAGAAAGAAGGCGAAGGCGAGGGCGACCTGGTGATGAGCCACATCGTCGCCGTGCTCTCGGCGATGTTCCCCGAGGGCGAGGACTTCTTCGTCCGCTCGGTGCGGCGCTACGCCGACAAGGTCGACGATCCGGACCTCAAGGCCCAGGTCGCCGGGTTCATCGGGCAGGAGGTCACGCACGGGCGCGAGCACCGGGCGCTCAACGAGCGGCTGCAGGAGATGGGCTACCCGACCCGCCGGGTGGACCGCCGCACCAAGATCGGCCTGGGGCGGGCCGAGCAGAAGCTGCCGGGCCTGAGCTGCCTGGCGATGACCGCGGCCCTGGAGCACTACACGGCGGCGCTGGCCGAGACCCTGCTGACCGACGAGCGCGCCCAGCGGCTGCTCGGGTCGACCGAGGTGCGCTCGCTGCTGCTGTGGCACGCGGTCGAGGAGTCCGAGCACAAGGCCGTCGCCTTCGACGTCTACCGCGCCGCGGGCGGGACCGAGCGCAGGCGTATCCGGACCATGCACTTCGTGACCGTCACGTTCATCCTTGGCGTGCTGGGCCACACGCTGCTGTCGCTGCTGCAGGACCGGGCCGCGTACAACCCGGTGCGGCTCGTGCGCAGCATCGCCGCGCTGCGCCACTCGCCTTTCCTGACCCGGCAGGTGTTCCGCCGGATCGCGGCGTACAACCGGCCGGGATTTCACCCCGACGACCACGACAACACCGAACTGCTCGAGCGCTGGACCACCGAACTCTTCGGCGCCGAGGGCAAGCTCGCCGACAAACTTCGCTGATTAGCGCCACCCCTCTAGACAAAGCTACTCCGCTGAAGCATATTTACTACTCCGGAGTAGCAATTGCGGCACGAGGGAGACCCGATGGCAGCCCACGCGCGACAGCCCGAGCCGATGCCCCGACGGCTGGACTACGGGTTCTTCGGTCCCGGCTCGCCGTCGTGGAAGGTGTGGACGAACCCCACCGCGCTGATCGGCTTCCAGCGCGCGGTCGTGTTGGAACACTTCGACCCGTTCCTGACCGCCGCGGTCGCGGACTCCCGGGGGATCTACAACGACCCGTACGGGCGCCTGGACCGCACACTGGCGTACTTCCTGACCGTGGCGGTCGCGGATTCGCGCACCGCCATCGAGGCCTCGGACTTCCTGATGCGCGTGCACGCCAAGGCGACCGGCGTCGAGCCGATCAGCGGGCAGCGCTACAGCGCGAACAACCCGACCTCGCAGCTGTGGATCCACGTCACCGGCTGGCACTCTGTCCTCAAGTGCTACGAGATGTACGGCCCCGGCCTGTCCCCGGAAGAGGAGGACCGGTTCTGGGCCGAGTGCGTCATCGCCGCCGAACTGCAGACGTGCAAACCCGCCGACGTCCCACGCTCACGCGAGGAGGTGCGTGAGTACTACGCCTCGGTGCGGCCCCGGCTGTGCACGTCGGAGCGCGCCAACGAGGGGATGCACTACTTGCTGCACGTACCGTGGGAGAAGGGCATCAGGGCGTGGGGCGGCAGCCGGATAGTCGCGCCCGCCGCGATCGCGACCCTGCCGAAGTGGATGCGCAAGCTGGGTGGGTTCGACCAGTTCGCCGTGCTGGACAAGGCGATCGTCCCCGCCGCCAAGCTGGCGGTGAAGGCCATCGGCAGCCAGATCCGCCCCGACGCGGAGGCGAAAGGCCCCCTCCGCAAGGGAATGCTCGCCGCGACCGGCCTGCTCGGCCCCGCCACCTCCCGGATGCTGGCCATGCACTTGCGTGACGAACCCCCGGTCCGCGCCGAAACCCTGACCCCCGCGCAGGCCCGCGCGCTGTATGGAAAGGGCGCCCACGCCCAAATGGCAGCCCAGTGACCACCCACGACCAACCCACCCGTGAGTCGCCCCTCCTGGGCAGGACAGGACGGGACGGCCCGCCACCCACCCGACCCACGGGGCCAACAAAAGCGCCGGTCGGGTGGTTCGGCTTTATCTGGGGGGAGAAGGACCTAAACTCGCGTGGCGCGGGGCAGTTTCCTCACCCTGCCCGCTTTACCCGCGCAGGTCCTTCTCCGGGGTCCCCAGATCAAGCCGAACCACCCGACCGGCACCCAAACCTCAAGCCGCCCCGGC is drawn from Actinokineospora alba and contains these coding sequences:
- a CDS encoding metal-dependent hydrolase, whose product is MSTEPTPKPVPRVRRIRFAYPTGALDRHFVKKEGEGEGDLVMSHIVAVLSAMFPEGEDFFVRSVRRYADKVDDPDLKAQVAGFIGQEVTHGREHRALNERLQEMGYPTRRVDRRTKIGLGRAEQKLPGLSCLAMTAALEHYTAALAETLLTDERAQRLLGSTEVRSLLLWHAVEESEHKAVAFDVYRAAGGTERRRIRTMHFVTVTFILGVLGHTLLSLLQDRAAYNPVRLVRSIAALRHSPFLTRQVFRRIAAYNRPGFHPDDHDNTELLERWTTELFGAEGKLADKLR
- a CDS encoding oxygenase MpaB family protein translates to MAAHARQPEPMPRRLDYGFFGPGSPSWKVWTNPTALIGFQRAVVLEHFDPFLTAAVADSRGIYNDPYGRLDRTLAYFLTVAVADSRTAIEASDFLMRVHAKATGVEPISGQRYSANNPTSQLWIHVTGWHSVLKCYEMYGPGLSPEEEDRFWAECVIAAELQTCKPADVPRSREEVREYYASVRPRLCTSERANEGMHYLLHVPWEKGIRAWGGSRIVAPAAIATLPKWMRKLGGFDQFAVLDKAIVPAAKLAVKAIGSQIRPDAEAKGPLRKGMLAATGLLGPATSRMLAMHLRDEPPVRAETLTPAQARALYGKGAHAQMAAQ